A genome region from Streptomyces pratensis includes the following:
- a CDS encoding MFS transporter: protein MTEPPEPAAAEQSDSGARTGTSGGTEGRRSGQGPSAAGPSVAARAARRLPRSVSGRATLAGAAVSGLLILAIVFGSRLLHDFDSALLPYAVATVFLAFGVAYRYTVWVSAPGARRLFKNGWRSLFSKENFRRTPTALPKMIATYLGFQKFLGARSHARWAAHQLIFWGCILAALITFPLTWGWFTFTSGSGSGPGYEMRIWGVKILGFDSLNFIGWLMFHGLDIAAVLVIPGASYFLWRRMKDRGAITGQRFAYDMVPLLALIIISVTGLLLTFSSIFLHGGGYEFLAILHMVSVVFTLIYIPFGKFFHIVQRPAAVGMQLFKYTDRQDDKVFPCRRCGEAIDTGPYVENLRGTMQDLELGFDAWAEYCPRCKRVLRGNAYLTQVKKGFK, encoded by the coding sequence GTGACCGAGCCACCAGAACCCGCCGCAGCCGAGCAGTCCGATTCCGGTGCCCGCACCGGCACGTCCGGCGGGACGGAAGGCCGTCGATCCGGCCAGGGGCCCTCTGCCGCCGGGCCCTCCGTCGCCGCGAGGGCAGCCCGGCGCCTGCCTCGATCCGTCTCGGGCCGCGCGACCCTGGCCGGCGCCGCCGTGTCCGGCCTGCTGATCCTCGCGATCGTCTTCGGCAGCCGCCTGCTGCACGACTTCGACTCGGCGCTGCTCCCGTACGCCGTCGCCACCGTCTTCCTCGCGTTCGGAGTCGCCTACCGCTACACGGTCTGGGTCTCGGCTCCCGGCGCCCGACGGCTCTTCAAGAACGGCTGGCGCAGCTTGTTCTCCAAGGAGAACTTCCGCAGGACGCCCACCGCCCTGCCGAAGATGATCGCGACCTATCTGGGCTTCCAGAAATTCCTCGGCGCCCGCTCCCACGCCCGCTGGGCCGCCCACCAGCTGATCTTCTGGGGCTGCATCCTCGCCGCGCTGATCACCTTCCCGCTGACCTGGGGCTGGTTCACCTTCACCTCCGGCAGCGGCTCGGGGCCCGGCTACGAGATGCGCATCTGGGGCGTCAAGATCCTCGGCTTCGACTCGCTGAACTTCATCGGCTGGCTGATGTTCCACGGCCTGGACATCGCGGCGGTCCTTGTCATCCCCGGAGCGTCGTACTTCCTCTGGCGCCGGATGAAGGACCGCGGGGCCATCACCGGGCAGCGGTTCGCCTACGACATGGTGCCGCTGCTCGCGCTGATCATCATCTCGGTGACCGGCCTGCTGCTCACCTTCTCCTCGATCTTCCTGCACGGCGGGGGCTACGAGTTCCTGGCGATCCTCCACATGGTCTCGGTGGTCTTCACCCTCATCTACATCCCGTTCGGGAAGTTCTTCCACATCGTGCAGCGCCCGGCTGCGGTCGGCATGCAGCTCTTCAAGTACACCGACCGCCAGGACGACAAGGTCTTCCCCTGCCGCCGCTGCGGGGAAGCGATCGACACGGGCCCTTACGTCGAGAACCTGCGCGGCACCATGCAGGACCTCGAACTGGGCTTCGACGCATGGGCCGAATACTGCCCGCGCTGCAAGCGGGTCCTGCGCGGCAACGCCTATCTCACCCAGGTCAAGAAGGGCTTCAAGTGA
- a CDS encoding P1 family peptidase, which translates to MTEELPGPGPLDALTDVAGIRVGHARVPGEGALSGTTVVLAPEGGAVAAVDVRGGGPGTRETDALDPRNLVQRIDAIVLTGGSAYGLDAASGVMAWLEERGRGVPVGPDPSQVVPVVPAACLFDLGRGGEWRDRPDASTGRAAVEAAAATEPGTQVPEGNVGAGTGAVAGRIKGGVGTASVRLASGVTVAALAVVNAAGSVVDPRTGVLYGEYGSGRPPAHPAPSVHEAARRRLAEIRGAARRDDAAENSGPTDGTPANGTEGSDAEGNGVHGGGVHGGSVFNTTIAVVATDAALTRAQAQKLAGTAHDGLARAVRPVHLLTDGDTVFTLSTGRLPLPPEPTAALNDILAAGADALTRAVVKAARAARGVDGPGGTFPSYSELYGAS; encoded by the coding sequence ATGACCGAGGAACTGCCCGGCCCGGGCCCGCTGGACGCACTGACGGACGTGGCCGGAATCCGCGTCGGTCACGCCCGGGTACCGGGCGAGGGCGCGTTGAGCGGAACCACCGTCGTCCTCGCCCCCGAGGGCGGGGCCGTGGCGGCCGTCGACGTACGCGGAGGTGGCCCCGGCACCAGGGAGACGGACGCCCTCGACCCGCGCAATCTGGTGCAGCGGATCGACGCGATCGTCCTGACCGGCGGCAGCGCGTACGGACTCGACGCCGCTTCAGGCGTGATGGCCTGGCTCGAGGAGCGGGGTCGTGGTGTCCCGGTCGGCCCGGACCCCTCCCAGGTGGTGCCCGTGGTCCCGGCTGCCTGCCTCTTCGATCTGGGCCGGGGCGGTGAATGGCGGGACCGCCCGGACGCTTCGACCGGCCGTGCCGCCGTGGAGGCCGCCGCCGCCACCGAGCCGGGTACACAGGTCCCCGAGGGCAACGTGGGCGCCGGTACGGGAGCCGTGGCAGGGCGGATCAAGGGCGGTGTCGGCACGGCGAGCGTGCGCCTGGCCTCCGGGGTCACGGTCGCCGCCCTGGCCGTCGTCAACGCGGCGGGTTCCGTCGTCGATCCGCGGACCGGGGTGCTGTACGGGGAGTACGGATCGGGCCGGCCGCCCGCGCACCCGGCGCCCTCCGTGCACGAAGCCGCGCGCCGGCGGCTGGCGGAGATCCGAGGCGCAGCCCGGAGGGACGACGCGGCGGAGAACAGCGGCCCCACGGACGGCACACCGGCGAACGGCACCGAGGGGAGCGACGCCGAGGGGAACGGCGTCCACGGGGGCGGCGTCCACGGAGGCAGCGTCTTCAACACCACGATCGCGGTCGTCGCGACCGACGCCGCCCTCACCCGCGCGCAGGCGCAGAAGCTCGCAGGCACGGCGCACGACGGGCTGGCGCGCGCCGTCCGGCCGGTCCATCTGCTCACCGACGGGGACACGGTCTTCACCCTGTCCACCGGCCGGCTCCCGCTGCCCCCGGAGCCCACCGCCGCGCTCAACGACATCCTGGCGGCGGGTGCGGACGCCCTGACCCGCGCCGTCGTGAAGGCCGCCAGGGCGGCGCGGGGGGTCGACGGCCCGGGAGGCACGTTCCCCTCGTACAGCGAGCTCTACGGCGCATCCTGA
- a CDS encoding DUF6227 family protein, translating into MSDPYETTEQHLERLLRCALNSFELSDTTVDRLGTALAHSSALHSSHHSSVLHRETYRHTYLLSDGTALTLWELVHGGGRDIPAPRRHELYDDEGDAQIAAARLAGSFWDTPALGDDSLREDLEALTLLMSVPPAPLPRMYAPDNSADHARRVLRRAENSDRPGVGTAGLLRAAFAHHITQVFGRQYRVDGRDAGFTLYEHAFLLLDGSETSLWEVEHTATPDGRHMCEVYDDEQTARLAMENRTRIC; encoded by the coding sequence TTGAGCGATCCGTACGAGACAACCGAGCAGCACCTCGAGCGACTCCTGCGATGCGCCCTCAACTCCTTCGAACTGTCCGACACCACGGTCGACCGGCTCGGGACGGCGCTGGCGCACAGCAGTGCCCTGCATTCGTCCCACCACAGTTCCGTACTGCACCGTGAGACCTACCGGCACACCTACCTGCTCTCCGACGGCACCGCGCTCACCCTCTGGGAGCTGGTGCACGGTGGCGGCAGGGACATCCCTGCCCCGCGCCGTCACGAGCTGTACGACGACGAGGGCGACGCGCAGATCGCCGCCGCGCGCCTCGCCGGCAGCTTCTGGGACACCCCGGCCCTCGGTGACGACAGCCTCCGGGAGGACTTGGAGGCACTCACGCTGCTCATGAGCGTCCCCCCGGCTCCGCTGCCCCGCATGTACGCCCCCGACAACTCGGCGGACCACGCCCGCCGCGTACTGCGCCGGGCGGAGAACAGCGATCGGCCCGGCGTCGGGACGGCCGGACTGCTCCGGGCGGCGTTCGCCCACCACATCACCCAGGTCTTCGGCCGTCAGTACCGTGTCGACGGCCGGGATGCCGGTTTCACGCTCTACGAGCACGCCTTCCTCCTCCTGGACGGCAGCGAGACGAGCCTGTGGGAGGTCGAGCACACGGCCACACCCGACGGCCGCCACATGTGCGAGGTGTACGACGACGAGCAGACCGCACGCCTGGCCATGGAGAACCGCACGCGGATCTGCTGA
- a CDS encoding molybdopterin oxidoreductase family protein — translation MTADPHAVDGRHAVPLDPSLAPPGTRGFRDAGGIPADRWHADQNGETLVPTHCCFCGVQCGMYLRVDRGGKVFGVEPRNHDINRMRLCPKGINAYQQVNHPDRLTSPLMRRSRDEELREVSWDEALDFTVSEIKRIQQDHGRDAFGVLGGASLFSEKTYLVGKFARVALKTKHVDYNGRLCMVSAAGANKLAFNIDRAGNPFSDILLTDCLLLAGANVGECFPVLTQYVWGARDRGATLIVIDPRETAVARTADIHVALKSGTDSAFFNSVLHVIIEEGLTDETYLAAHATGWEDVKAAVAQYPPARAAEICGIPAEQVVQVARAFARAPKAMAFHARGIEHHTQGVENCLSVINLCTATGHIGKPGAGYGTLTGQGNGQGGREHGQKADLLPGGRSILNEEHRRQICEIWGIEESELPAAGTSMMEMVWQMQRQEIRGLIGICNNPFVSLPNYAVVKEGYDTTEFHAQFDFFLSETAANAHVVFPVTIWAEDEGVMANAEARVVKHNKAQEPPSGVRTDTWVMCEIARRLGAGDKFAFDSSREVFDELRRASAGTIIDYSGITYERLEETGGISWPCPSTDHPGTPRLFEDGTTYHADGKIHMQAVEWHPPADPYDDEHPMTLTTGRTVAHFLSGNQTRRLGALVEQTPRPWAEIHPSHGFHNGEPVRVVTRRGSEVFPALVTEAIRPDTVFIPYHWPIPTAANALTIDALDPRSKIPEYKVCACRIEHAAAIDEVPAPPVAPGHVAYPETQVSRTDPLPPTAPQGRGTSERS, via the coding sequence GTGACCGCGGATCCGCACGCAGTCGACGGCCGTCATGCCGTCCCCCTCGACCCCTCCCTCGCGCCCCCGGGCACCCGTGGTTTCCGGGACGCTGGCGGCATCCCGGCGGACCGTTGGCACGCCGACCAGAACGGCGAGACGCTCGTCCCAACCCACTGCTGTTTCTGCGGCGTCCAGTGCGGGATGTACCTCCGCGTGGACCGCGGGGGCAAGGTCTTCGGCGTGGAGCCCCGCAATCACGACATCAACCGCATGCGCCTCTGCCCCAAGGGCATCAACGCCTACCAGCAGGTCAACCACCCGGACCGGCTCACCTCCCCCCTCATGCGCCGCTCCCGCGACGAGGAGCTGCGGGAGGTCTCCTGGGACGAAGCACTCGACTTCACGGTCTCCGAGATCAAGCGCATCCAGCAGGACCACGGGCGGGACGCCTTCGGCGTACTCGGCGGGGCCAGCCTCTTCTCCGAGAAGACCTACCTGGTCGGCAAGTTCGCCCGGGTGGCGCTGAAGACCAAGCACGTCGACTACAACGGCCGTCTGTGCATGGTCAGCGCCGCCGGCGCCAACAAGCTCGCCTTCAACATCGACCGGGCCGGCAACCCCTTCTCCGACATCCTGCTCACCGACTGCCTCCTGCTCGCGGGAGCCAACGTCGGTGAGTGCTTCCCCGTGCTGACCCAGTACGTCTGGGGTGCCCGGGACCGCGGCGCCACTCTGATCGTGATCGACCCGCGTGAGACGGCGGTCGCGCGCACCGCCGACATCCACGTCGCGCTCAAGTCGGGCACCGACTCGGCCTTCTTCAACTCCGTGCTGCACGTGATCATCGAGGAGGGGCTCACCGACGAGACCTATCTCGCGGCCCACGCCACAGGCTGGGAGGACGTCAAGGCCGCCGTCGCCCAGTACCCCCCGGCCCGCGCCGCCGAGATCTGCGGAATCCCCGCGGAGCAGGTCGTCCAGGTCGCCCGTGCCTTCGCCCGCGCACCCAAGGCCATGGCCTTCCACGCCCGGGGCATCGAACACCACACGCAGGGCGTGGAGAACTGCCTCAGCGTGATCAACCTCTGCACCGCCACCGGTCACATCGGCAAGCCCGGCGCCGGCTACGGCACCCTCACCGGACAGGGAAACGGTCAAGGAGGCCGCGAGCACGGCCAGAAGGCAGACCTGCTCCCCGGCGGCCGCTCGATCCTCAACGAGGAGCACCGTCGGCAGATCTGCGAGATCTGGGGCATCGAGGAGTCCGAACTCCCGGCCGCCGGTACCTCGATGATGGAAATGGTCTGGCAGATGCAGCGCCAGGAGATCCGCGGCCTGATCGGCATCTGCAACAACCCCTTCGTCTCGCTCCCCAACTACGCCGTGGTCAAGGAGGGGTACGACACCACCGAATTCCACGCCCAGTTCGACTTCTTCCTCTCCGAGACCGCCGCCAACGCTCACGTCGTCTTCCCCGTCACCATCTGGGCCGAGGACGAAGGCGTGATGGCCAACGCCGAGGCACGTGTCGTCAAGCACAACAAGGCGCAGGAACCACCGTCCGGGGTGCGGACCGACACCTGGGTGATGTGCGAGATCGCCCGCCGTCTCGGAGCCGGTGACAAATTCGCCTTCGACAGCTCCCGCGAGGTCTTCGACGAGCTGCGCAGGGCTTCGGCGGGCACGATCATCGACTACTCCGGCATCACCTACGAACGGCTCGAGGAGACCGGCGGGATCTCCTGGCCCTGCCCGTCCACGGACCATCCCGGTACCCCCCGGCTGTTCGAGGACGGCACGACCTACCACGCCGACGGCAAGATCCACATGCAGGCCGTCGAGTGGCACCCGCCGGCGGACCCGTACGACGACGAGCACCCGATGACGCTGACGACCGGCCGCACTGTCGCCCACTTCCTCTCCGGCAACCAGACCCGCCGGCTGGGAGCCCTTGTCGAGCAGACCCCCCGCCCCTGGGCCGAGATCCACCCCTCCCACGGCTTCCACAACGGCGAACCCGTCCGTGTCGTCACCCGGCGCGGCAGCGAGGTCTTCCCCGCGCTCGTGACCGAGGCGATCCGGCCCGACACGGTGTTCATCCCCTACCACTGGCCCATCCCGACAGCAGCCAACGCGCTCACCATCGATGCCCTCGATCCCCGCTCCAAGATCCCCGAGTACAAGGTCTGCGCCTGCCGCATCGAGCACGCGGCAGCGATCGACGAGGTCCCCGCGCCCCCGGTGGCCCCCGGCCATGTCGCCTACCCCGAGACCCAGGTCTCCCGTACCGACCCGTTGCCGCCCACGGCCCCGCAGGGCCGCGGCACCTCGGAAAGGAGCTGA